TTGACTCTTATGTCATAGGGGGTTTCGTTCGTGATTTGCTTTTAAATCGAGGTTCCAAAAAAGATATCGACGTTGTGGCAGTTGGAAGCGGTATCGAATTGGCACTTAAAGTTTCAGATTTACTTCCGAACAAACCCAAAGTTCAGGTTTTTAAAACATACGGAACAGCAATGCTTCGTTTTGAAGATACCGATATTGAATTTGTCGGTGCACGAAAAGAATCTTATACCCGAGACAGCCGAAATCCAATTGTGGAAAACGGAACTTTACAAGATGATCAAAACCGTCGTGATTTTACCATCAACGCTTTGGCTTTATCATTAAACAAAAATAATTTTGGAGATCTTTTAGACCCTTTTAACGGTTTAACCGATTTAGAAAATAAAACAATCAAAACGCCATTGGATCCAGATATTACCTATTCTGATGATCCTTTGCGAATGCTTCGTGCGATTCGTTTTGCAACACAGCTGAATTTCGAAATTGAAGAAAATTCATTGAATGCCATCACAAAAAATGCTGATCGCATCAAAATTATTTCTGGCGAAAGAATTGTGGATGAATTAAACAAAATTCTTTCTACAACGAAACCTTCAACTGGATTTTTACTTTTATATAAAACCGGACTTTTAGATTTAATCTTACCTGAATTAACAGCCTTAAATCAGGTGGAAGAAATTGAAGGTCATACGCATAAAAACAACTTTTATCATACGCTTGAAGTTGTCGACAACATTTGCCCAAACACAGATGATGTTTGGTTGCGCTGGTCTGCTTTATTGCATGATATTGGAAAAGCACCAACCAAACGTTTCACTAAAAAACAAGGTTGGACTTTTCATGGACATGAATTTCTAGGCGGAAAAATGGCGAAGAAAATCTTTGAGCGTTTACATATGCCCTTAAATCACAAAATGAAATTTGTGCAGAAAATGGTCATTATGAGCTCGCGTCCGATTGTTTTGGCGCAGGATATTGTGACTGACAGCGCGGTTCGCCGTTTGGTTTTTGATGCCGGCGAAGATGTTGAAAATTTAATGACTTTATGCGAAGCTGATATCACAACCAAAAATCCTTCGAAATTCAAGAAATATCATAAAAACTTTGAAATCGTCCGCAAGAAAATTGTAGAAGTAGAAGAACGTGATCATGTACGTAATTTTCAACCGCCAATTACTGGTGAAGAAATTATGGAAATATTTGATTTGAAACCTTCAAGAGAAATTGGAGTTTTAAAAGAAGCAGTAAAAGAAGCCATTTTAGAAGGCGATATTCCGAATGAATATCAGGCAGCTTATGATTTTGTAATCAAAAGAGCGGCAAAATTAGGCTTAAAAAAAGTTGAGAAATAAGTATTATTTAATAAAATGAAAAAAGAGAATAAATCAGTAATCATTTGGTTACTATCGGGTTGTGTTTTATTATTTTTAATGGTTGTTGTGGGCGGAATTACCCGCTTAACTAATTCAGGTTTATCGATGACCGACTGGCATTTGGTAACCGATACCTTCCCTCCTTTGACAGATGCCAAATGGCAGGCCGCTTTTGACGAGTATAAAAAGTTTCCTGAATATCAAAAAATCAATATTCACAACGATTTTCAATTAGCTGATTATAAATTCATTTATTTCTGGGAATGGTTTCACCGATTCATCGGTCGTATTATTGGATTGGTTTTCTTTGTTCCTTTTGTTTACTTTTTAGCCAAAAAGAAATTAGATACTCCAACTATCAAAAAGTGTATTGTTCTTTTGGCAATGGGAGGTTTCCAAGGATTTTTGGGCTGGTTTATGGTTCGCAGCGGATTAATCGATAATCCAGATGTAAGTCACTTT
This portion of the Flavobacterium panacagri genome encodes:
- a CDS encoding CCA tRNA nucleotidyltransferase codes for the protein MHFYSKIEFVAIQTNYKTALQNKIFDVISKASQELNVDSYVIGGFVRDLLLNRGSKKDIDVVAVGSGIELALKVSDLLPNKPKVQVFKTYGTAMLRFEDTDIEFVGARKESYTRDSRNPIVENGTLQDDQNRRDFTINALALSLNKNNFGDLLDPFNGLTDLENKTIKTPLDPDITYSDDPLRMLRAIRFATQLNFEIEENSLNAITKNADRIKIISGERIVDELNKILSTTKPSTGFLLLYKTGLLDLILPELTALNQVEEIEGHTHKNNFYHTLEVVDNICPNTDDVWLRWSALLHDIGKAPTKRFTKKQGWTFHGHEFLGGKMAKKIFERLHMPLNHKMKFVQKMVIMSSRPIVLAQDIVTDSAVRRLVFDAGEDVENLMTLCEADITTKNPSKFKKYHKNFEIVRKKIVEVEERDHVRNFQPPITGEEIMEIFDLKPSREIGVLKEAVKEAILEGDIPNEYQAAYDFVIKRAAKLGLKKVEK